The following coding sequences lie in one Desulfurella amilsii genomic window:
- the ccsB gene encoding c-type cytochrome biogenesis protein CcsB encodes MKLLFSIMSFSYLFSALLMFIGITVKSQKLQFYAKIIFFLSFLENLAYFFYRWQKAGHIPVTDAFTSFVFFVLCIALFQVIFIKKSKGFIVLFSSLLISSILFGLSIAGFDENIQPLIPALKSNWLAIHVITSFLAYAAFSINFLVGLYMLYSSKLKSDYIISSLFFGILLSGLFTSIVKYFLNYNILMTGVLIFLLVFAGLIYFHKPYKPVSKDMLIKPIYIGFPLLTTGIITGSIWAKYAWGGYWSWDPKEVWSLITWIVYLIYIHYNVKGKSVRFLSYLALIGFVSIMITYLGVNFIMPGLHSYASK; translated from the coding sequence ATGAAACTATTATTTTCAATAATGAGCTTTTCTTATTTATTTTCTGCTTTATTGATGTTTATTGGTATTACAGTCAAATCACAAAAACTCCAATTTTATGCAAAAATTATATTTTTTCTGTCTTTTTTAGAAAATTTAGCTTATTTTTTTTATAGATGGCAAAAAGCAGGCCATATACCTGTAACTGATGCTTTTACTTCTTTTGTTTTTTTTGTTCTATGTATAGCGCTATTCCAAGTAATATTTATAAAAAAAAGCAAAGGGTTTATTGTTCTTTTTTCATCGCTTTTAATAAGCTCTATACTGTTTGGTCTTTCCATTGCTGGGTTTGATGAAAATATACAACCGCTAATTCCTGCCCTAAAGAGTAACTGGCTAGCAATACATGTTATCACTTCTTTTCTTGCATATGCAGCTTTTTCAATTAATTTTTTAGTTGGATTATACATGTTGTATTCATCAAAACTTAAAAGCGATTATATAATAAGTTCTCTTTTTTTTGGAATTTTATTATCCGGATTATTTACCTCTATTGTAAAATATTTCTTAAATTATAATATTTTGATGACAGGTGTTTTAATTTTCTTGTTAGTTTTTGCAGGGTTAATATACTTTCACAAACCATACAAGCCCGTTTCAAAGGATATGCTAATTAAACCTATCTACATAGGTTTCCCACTGCTAACAACAGGGATTATTACAGGATCAATCTGGGCAAAGTATGCCTGGGGTGGTTATTGGAGCTGGGATCCAAAAGAGGTATGGAGCTTAATTACCTGGATTGTCTACCTCATTTATATTCATTACAATGTAAAAGGCAAAAGCGTGCGTTTTTTATCGTATCTTGCTTTAATTGGCTTTGTGTCGATTATGATTACTTACTTGGGCGTAAACTTTATAATGCCTGGCCTTCATAGTTATGCATCTAAATAA
- a CDS encoding ubiquinol-cytochrome c reductase iron-sulfur subunit — translation MDKIKQTTNQENQVCQACIARRKILKAGIGIAGVSLVGAMISTFGTIKPQSSKANERKPITAGNKLVYAMGPQKGQVITLDSIKLDKGALAFPLGKEEHLNLIMIIHEVQSEFKAPTHLSWVINGIVAYSAICTHMGCTVDWHPKSQTPAPYPHIFCPCHQSMYNIFEGAKVVSGPAPRPLPQLPIKFSPNNEIVADGDFDGPVGPMV, via the coding sequence ATGGATAAAATAAAACAAACAACCAACCAAGAAAATCAAGTATGTCAGGCCTGTATCGCAAGAAGAAAAATATTAAAAGCAGGCATAGGTATTGCTGGTGTAAGTTTGGTTGGAGCAATGATAAGTACTTTTGGAACAATAAAACCACAAAGTTCAAAAGCAAATGAAAGAAAACCAATAACAGCAGGAAATAAACTAGTTTACGCAATGGGACCCCAAAAAGGTCAAGTTATAACTCTTGACTCAATTAAATTAGATAAAGGAGCATTAGCTTTCCCATTGGGAAAAGAAGAGCATTTAAATTTAATAATGATTATTCATGAGGTTCAATCAGAATTTAAAGCACCTACGCATTTAAGTTGGGTAATAAATGGCATTGTAGCATATAGTGCAATTTGTACACATATGGGTTGTACTGTTGACTGGCATCCAAAATCTCAAACACCAGCACCATACCCCCACATTTTTTGCCCTTGTCATCAAAGTATGTACAATATATTTGAAGGTGCAAAAGTAGTATCAGGACCTGCTCCAAGACCACTACCACAATTACCAATAAAGTTTAGTCCAAATAATGAAATTGTAGCAGATGGCGATTTTGATGGTCCAGTAGGGCCAATGGTATAG
- a CDS encoding cytochrome c biogenesis protein ResB: protein MIAISSFQSLYPTFLKSIGFYNIYYSFYFQLIITLFMINLIACTISLIPKTKGLFEVPIKAQKNFKFKNIEGKKEHLKLLLKAKKLFFYEKNSVILVHKYPIRKFAVYFIHLSILIIAVGALITSLFGFRGVLILKNNKPTNIVYLANSSMIHLPFYIESKSFSIKYYKKGSIPKEYKTTGFIVDNNKKIPFHIRVNHPFKYKGIWFYQSSYMPKKSQTFINISVNSNTIKLYLDKPQKIGNIVLYIKNLQYYNSKFVANLYVFTPKGFANGWLFEHQSVNVAGNNIHFSNAHESFVSIISASKDPGSYIILLGFILIGLSSFLILLPYKRKVYAILQK from the coding sequence ATGATAGCTATATCAAGCTTTCAATCATTGTATCCAACATTTTTAAAATCAATTGGATTTTATAATATTTATTATTCTTTTTATTTTCAATTAATAATTACTTTATTCATGATAAATCTTATAGCCTGCACCATCAGTCTTATCCCAAAAACAAAAGGCTTATTTGAGGTTCCTATTAAAGCCCAAAAAAATTTTAAATTTAAAAATATTGAAGGCAAAAAAGAGCATTTGAAATTGTTACTAAAAGCCAAAAAGCTATTTTTCTACGAAAAAAATAGTGTAATACTTGTTCACAAATACCCCATAAGAAAATTTGCTGTATATTTTATACATTTATCTATACTAATAATTGCAGTTGGTGCATTGATAACAAGCTTGTTTGGATTTAGAGGAGTATTGATACTAAAAAACAATAAACCCACAAATATAGTTTACTTAGCTAACTCAAGCATGATTCATTTGCCTTTTTACATTGAAAGCAAAAGCTTTAGCATAAAATACTACAAAAAAGGTAGTATACCAAAGGAATATAAAACAACTGGTTTTATCGTGGATAACAACAAAAAAATACCATTTCACATACGTGTTAACCACCCATTTAAATATAAAGGCATATGGTTTTACCAATCTAGCTATATGCCAAAAAAGTCACAAACTTTTATCAACATCTCCGTAAACAGTAATACAATTAAACTCTATCTTGATAAACCCCAAAAAATTGGCAATATTGTTTTGTACATAAAAAATTTACAATACTATAATTCAAAGTTTGTGGCAAATTTATATGTATTTACGCCAAAAGGTTTTGCAAACGGCTGGCTTTTTGAGCATCAATCTGTTAATGTTGCTGGGAACAATATCCATTTTTCTAATGCGCATGAATCGTTTGTTAGTATAATTTCTGCCTCAAAAGATCCCGGTAGTTACATAATACTTTTAGGGTTCATACTTATTGGGCTATCATCTTTTTTGATACTTTTGCCTTACAAAAGAAAAGTATATGCAATTTTACAAAAGTAG
- a CDS encoding cytochrome b: protein MYKWLNERLDLDRFSKKFLRKAFPVHPTYFFGEIALFSFIILVITGIYLLFGYEASSKLVQVGPKHLPAAYASILAINAQPLGMIIRYVHHFAAHLFLASIMLHLLRVYFSGSFKKPREINWWIGLLLLGSAIFASFSGYLLPYDAFSVTATNIGYYLASQVPWIGHSLANFIFNGAFPSPGVLPRFFAYHVVIMPLIISLLLGAHLIVMIKQKHTQPKENKENYKGSILGIPLWPQQTTIMIFLFLMTFGLLFIIASFYPVHPSQYFGPPTNSTPMVKPDWYFLWIYGLLKIIPNTFVIHLSKSAVIDPESIGGIIIPSIIMLFIVLVPILSKSNQQAYYMETPKSYPVRFAFGIAFIAFFITLSIIAYQENIGLSIALSRILVFLIPIASWVVSYLLAKAKNKQ, encoded by the coding sequence ATGTATAAATGGTTAAACGAAAGATTAGATCTTGACAGGTTTAGTAAAAAATTTTTAAGAAAAGCCTTTCCTGTACATCCTACATACTTTTTTGGAGAAATTGCTTTATTTAGTTTTATTATACTTGTAATAACAGGCATATATTTATTATTTGGGTATGAGGCTTCTTCAAAATTAGTTCAAGTCGGACCCAAACACCTTCCTGCTGCGTATGCGAGTATACTTGCAATTAACGCTCAACCGCTTGGTATGATAATAAGATACGTCCATCATTTTGCCGCTCATTTATTTTTAGCTTCTATAATGCTTCATTTATTGAGGGTTTATTTTTCTGGATCATTTAAAAAACCACGTGAAATAAACTGGTGGATTGGACTCTTGCTTTTAGGTTCCGCCATATTTGCTTCATTTAGCGGATACTTGTTACCGTATGATGCTTTTTCTGTAACAGCTACTAATATTGGCTATTATCTTGCTTCTCAAGTTCCATGGATAGGTCATTCATTGGCAAATTTCATATTTAATGGTGCTTTCCCCTCACCTGGTGTTCTACCACGATTTTTTGCATATCATGTTGTAATCATGCCCCTTATTATATCGCTTTTGCTTGGAGCCCACTTAATTGTAATGATAAAACAAAAACACACACAGCCTAAAGAAAATAAAGAGAATTACAAAGGATCAATACTAGGTATACCACTTTGGCCACAACAAACCACAATAATGATATTTTTATTTTTAATGACATTTGGGCTTTTATTTATTATTGCTTCTTTTTACCCCGTACATCCATCACAATACTTTGGACCTCCAACCAATTCTACACCTATGGTAAAACCAGACTGGTATTTCTTGTGGATTTATGGACTGCTTAAAATAATACCAAATACTTTTGTAATCCATCTCTCAAAAAGTGCCGTTATAGACCCAGAGTCGATTGGTGGAATTATAATACCATCAATAATAATGCTTTTCATAGTTCTAGTGCCGATATTGTCAAAATCAAATCAACAAGCTTATTACATGGAAACGCCAAAAAGCTATCCTGTAAGGTTTGCATTTGGTATAGCTTTCATTGCTTTTTTTATAACATTATCAATTATTGCATATCAAGAAAATATTGGATTAAGTATTGCACTATCAAGGATTCTTGTATTTTTGATTCCCATAGCATCTTGGGTTGTATCGTATCTGTTGGCAAAAGCAAAAAACAAACAGTAG
- a CDS encoding DOMON domain-containing protein produces MARYLKISSIFFVIGIIVLGFITYEILSNNQKSPVNMTMLGTKYTDHFFDKKTKINLFWKIDKGKINFALQSPGQGWVGIGFDPKGPVMNGADIFMGFVKGGKTYINEEYANTPYSHEPIVQAGGKDCILSYKGESTPKGTILTFTRNLKSCGLHDKTIENKNMTVMLAYSDGKNFTKYHGPNHNEVQINFFGKNKSHKSFMITSHLTSYQIGLIAWALLFIIAGIIGFASSFVEKNINHTESIKKDNTGWFPFFLIMLLSVGEIACAIWLIVELYSNAVNSMIGLITGFNFILMALIVLFYRKFYIDDEVITQDINDEIPW; encoded by the coding sequence ATGGCAAGGTACTTAAAAATCTCATCCATTTTTTTTGTTATTGGTATTATTGTACTAGGTTTTATAACTTATGAAATTCTGAGCAACAACCAAAAATCTCCCGTAAATATGACTATGCTTGGCACAAAATACACAGATCACTTTTTTGATAAAAAAACAAAGATAAATCTATTTTGGAAAATCGACAAGGGTAAAATTAATTTTGCGCTTCAATCGCCTGGTCAGGGGTGGGTAGGTATTGGTTTTGACCCAAAAGGCCCCGTAATGAATGGAGCAGATATATTTATGGGTTTTGTAAAAGGTGGAAAAACCTACATAAACGAAGAATACGCTAATACACCATACAGCCATGAGCCTATAGTGCAAGCTGGAGGAAAAGATTGCATATTGTCTTACAAAGGTGAGTCAACACCCAAGGGTACGATTTTGACATTTACTAGAAACTTAAAATCTTGCGGCCTTCATGATAAAACTATAGAAAACAAAAACATGACTGTAATGCTTGCGTACTCAGACGGAAAAAATTTTACAAAATACCATGGCCCAAACCATAATGAAGTACAAATAAATTTTTTTGGCAAAAATAAAAGCCACAAATCCTTTATGATTACATCTCATCTTACTTCCTATCAGATAGGTTTAATAGCCTGGGCATTATTGTTTATTATTGCAGGAATAATCGGGTTTGCATCGTCTTTTGTTGAGAAAAATATAAATCATACAGAATCTATTAAAAAAGATAATACAGGATGGTTTCCATTTTTCTTAATAATGCTTTTAAGTGTTGGAGAAATTGCATGTGCAATTTGGCTTATTGTGGAGTTGTACTCAAACGCTGTTAACTCTATGATTGGCTTAATAACAGGCTTTAACTTCATTTTAATGGCATTAATTGTCCTATTTTATAGAAAATTTTATATAGACGACGAAGTTATTACACAAGACATAAACGATGAAATTCCATGGTAG